AATTACCATTTTCAGAACCTTATGATCTTGATAGTAATCAGAGAGCTAAATGGGGATCCAATAAAAATCCTGCACAGTTCAGTCATTCATTAGAAACTCAGATTGGTGGACAGATAGTAGCCGGATTTGTGATAATCGGGTTTTATGAAGATTCTTGGTCTGATGAGGCAACATTGCTTAACAAGTTTTCGCCAACATCTATTGCAACACGCGCAAGAAAACTTTAAAAAAATAATCAAGAGGAGCAGTTTTCTGTTTGATATAAGAAAAATATGAAAAAATTAATTCTCTTAAACGGAACAATGGGAGCCGGGAAAACGGCTATCTGTCAAGAGCTTCTTAAATTGCTACAGCCAGGGGTCTTTTTGGATGGTGATTGGTGTTGGAATATGAATCCGTTTATTGTCAATGATGAAACAAAGCAGATGGTGCTAAAAAACATCAGCTTTATGCTCAACAGTTTCATTAATTGTTCAGAATATGAATATATAATATTTTGTTGGGTGATGCATCAGGAAGAAATTATCAATGAAATTCTTAAAAATCTGAAATTAGAAAACACCAAAACATTCACCTTTACTTTGATGCTAACAGAAGCAGCCCTAACCAAAAGATTAATAAAGGATATTGATCAGCATAAAAGAACTTT
Above is a window of Atribacterota bacterium DNA encoding:
- a CDS encoding AAA family ATPase, which gives rise to MKKLILLNGTMGAGKTAICQELLKLLQPGVFLDGDWCWNMNPFIVNDETKQMVLKNISFMLNSFINCSEYEYIIFCWVMHQEEIINEILKNLKLENTKTFTFTLMLTEAALTKRLIKDIDQHKRTFDVLERSIERIDLYKNMNTIKIDISDLTPLQAAKQIAKLISQKRYYKE